From the Verrucomicrobiales bacterium genome, one window contains:
- a CDS encoding YkgJ family cysteine cluster protein, protein MSPPESICLQCGICCDGTLFSGVLLQPKDDPQDLKARGLLIRRLARGSRFPQPCAALSGCRCRIYSGRPQHCRQFECVLLKDHLSDRLSASAALRSIRRAKRLAAKAAKTLHLLGDSGDKSSLRQRYKKAAARFELKPPTAHQAALFSELSTTMHQLNLILSQHFYPADESSVDR, encoded by the coding sequence ATGTCGCCGCCTGAATCGATTTGTCTGCAATGTGGAATTTGTTGCGACGGCACGCTCTTCTCGGGGGTGCTGCTGCAGCCGAAGGACGATCCCCAGGACCTTAAAGCCCGAGGATTGCTCATCCGACGACTGGCCCGGGGATCGAGATTTCCCCAGCCCTGCGCTGCTCTCAGCGGCTGCCGGTGTCGGATCTACTCCGGACGTCCTCAGCATTGTCGCCAGTTTGAATGCGTCCTACTGAAAGACCACCTAAGCGACCGACTCAGCGCTTCGGCAGCGCTCAGGTCGATTCGCCGGGCGAAGCGTCTCGCGGCCAAGGCGGCAAAAACTCTCCACCTCCTCGGCGATTCAGGGGACAAATCTTCCCTACGTCAGCGCTATAAAAAGGCAGCCGCCCGTTTTGAACTGAAGCCCCCAACCGCCCACCAAGCGGCGCTCTTTTCCGAGTTGAGCACCACCATGCATCAGCTGAATCTGATCTTGAGCCAACACTTTTATCCCGCCGACGAATCCTCCGTTGATAGATAA
- a CDS encoding NAD(P)H-dependent oxidoreductase, giving the protein MITLISGTNRPGSNTRKVSKQIEGLYAELRTPLHVLDLAHLPPSIFDPGSYGEKPAAFKPFSDAVVNASGLVIVTPEYNGGVPGVLKYFIDMLKFPESFERKPVCFVGVAAGMWGALRPIEQLQAIFGYRNAYLYPERVFISGIGQQLDTDGKLKDSELVQRLRQQAQGFVHFVSALKK; this is encoded by the coding sequence ATGATAACCTTGATTTCTGGAACCAACCGCCCGGGCAGCAATACGCGCAAAGTCTCGAAGCAAATCGAAGGTCTCTATGCCGAGCTGCGGACTCCCCTTCATGTCCTGGACCTGGCTCATTTACCGCCCTCCATCTTTGACCCCGGCTCGTATGGAGAAAAGCCCGCAGCCTTCAAGCCCTTCAGCGACGCCGTGGTGAATGCCAGCGGACTCGTGATCGTGACGCCGGAATACAACGGGGGCGTCCCAGGAGTGCTGAAATACTTCATCGACATGTTGAAATTCCCGGAAAGCTTCGAACGCAAGCCAGTGTGCTTTGTGGGAGTAGCAGCGGGGATGTGGGGAGCGCTTCGTCCGATCGAACAACTCCAAGCGATCTTCGGTTACCGCAACGCCTACCTCTATCCAGAGCGGGTCTTCATCTCCGGAATCGGCCAACAACTGGACACGGACGGAAAGCTCAAGGATTCGGAGTTAGTCCAACGTCTCC